A DNA window from Paramormyrops kingsleyae isolate MSU_618 chromosome 10, PKINGS_0.4, whole genome shotgun sequence contains the following coding sequences:
- the LOC140593236 gene encoding uncharacterized protein, translating into MEMGKQLINNFPRVPSYIIIPGDIIQCRETMAMEILSGSVSLEEACQWCGRFQDTDRDGDWTNNKVIKFTDDTTVIRLISGKESELAYRDEVEQLSETRSTTCSSTPQKQRSWSLISGKIK; encoded by the exons ATGGAA ATGGGCAAGCAGCTTATCAACAACTTTCCTCGGGTTCCCAGTTACATCATCATTCCAGGTGACATCATTCAATGCCGTGAGACTATGGCGATGGAAATACTCAGTGGTTCAG tatctcttgaggaggcttgccaatggtgtggacgcTTTCAAGACACAGATCGTGATGGTGACTGG ACCAACAACAAGGTCATCAAGTTCACAGATGATACGACGGTGATCAGACTCATCTCGGGCAAGGAGAGTGAGCTGGCATACAGGGACGAGGTGGAGCAGCTGTCAGAGACAAGGTCGACAACCTGCTCCTCAAcaccacaaaaacaaaggagctggtcattgatttcaggaaaaataaaataa